A window of Metabacillus sp. B2-18 contains these coding sequences:
- a CDS encoding DUF1456 family protein: MDNNDILIRLRYALEIKNKEMAEMFQLGGVELSVPEVVKVLTKSNDEDENENEDQIKCTNSMLDSFLNGLIISKRGRQEPKPGQNPTELSSTKIENVNNLLLKKVKIAMSLTTEDMLDIFEHAGIMVTKGELGALLRKEGHKNYKECGDKFARNFLKGLAFKYRK; encoded by the coding sequence ATGGATAATAACGATATTTTAATACGGTTAAGGTATGCATTGGAAATCAAAAATAAAGAAATGGCAGAGATGTTTCAACTTGGTGGAGTGGAATTATCAGTACCGGAAGTGGTAAAGGTTTTGACAAAGTCTAACGATGAAGATGAAAATGAAAATGAGGATCAAATAAAGTGTACAAACAGTATGCTAGATTCTTTTCTTAATGGCCTAATTATCTCTAAGAGAGGAAGACAGGAACCTAAACCAGGACAAAACCCAACAGAGTTGTCCTCTACTAAAATTGAGAACGTTAATAATTTACTTTTAAAGAAAGTAAAAATTGCCATGTCATTAACAACAGAGGATATGCTTGATATATTCGAACATGCTGGAATTATGGTAACAAAAGGAGAATTAGGAGCGTTATTACGAAAAGAAGGACATAAAAATTATAAGGAATGTGGAGATAAATTCGCCAGAAACTTTTTGAAAGGCTTAGCCTTTAAGTATAGAAAATGA
- a CDS encoding M48 family metallopeptidase yields MKHTYLGRTIHFEIRYKNRASVGISIDRYGNIEVLAPKRTLDETVFQALEDKWDLIQDKVKEMHDRLKGPQDKVYQNGESFLYLGETYPIEIIQDNKSLSQDSVVFDNGKLLIYVQQHDAEKNKVVLKRFYYQQCKQLVEQSVSYYQRYFKTKPRSIRITDSKTTWGTCDSKHQLTFNWRLAMAPREVIDYVVVHEMCHMVHLNHDRSFWRLVGKIVPDFKEKERWLALTNWKMTV; encoded by the coding sequence ATGAAACATACATACTTAGGTAGAACGATACATTTTGAAATTCGTTATAAAAACCGAGCTTCGGTAGGAATTTCAATAGATCGTTATGGAAATATTGAGGTGCTTGCCCCTAAAAGAACACTTGATGAGACGGTGTTTCAGGCATTAGAGGATAAATGGGATCTCATTCAAGATAAAGTAAAAGAAATGCATGATCGGTTGAAGGGACCACAAGATAAGGTTTATCAAAATGGAGAGAGTTTTCTTTACCTAGGAGAAACATATCCAATAGAGATTATACAGGATAATAAAAGTTTATCACAAGATTCAGTTGTTTTTGATAATGGAAAGTTGCTCATCTATGTACAGCAACATGATGCTGAAAAAAATAAAGTAGTATTGAAAAGATTTTATTATCAACAGTGTAAACAATTAGTGGAGCAAAGTGTTTCTTATTATCAACGCTATTTTAAAACCAAGCCGCGTTCTATCCGTATTACGGACAGTAAAACGACATGGGGAACCTGTGATAGTAAGCATCAATTAACCTTTAATTGGAGGCTGGCTATGGCACCTCGTGAAGTGATCGATTATGTAGTTGTTCACGAGATGTGCCATATGGTCCACCTAAATCACGACCGCTCCTTCTGGCGCCTTGTTGGAAAGATTGTACCTGATTTCAAAGAAAAAGAGCGTTGGTTGGCTTTAACAAACTGGAAAATGACTGTTTAA
- a CDS encoding peptide MFS transporter, giving the protein MSDINKQKIVASVPQKGFFGHPKGLFTLFFTEFWERFSYYGMRAILVYYMYYEVSKGGLGLDENTALAIMSIYGALVYMSGIIGGWLADRIFGTSKSIFYGGIFIMLGHIALAIPGSVSMFFVSMVLIVIGTGLLKPNVSSVVGDIYSEGDHRRDAGFSIFYMGINFGAFLSPLIVGEVGLKHNFHLGFSIAAIGMFFGLLVFIFTKKKNLGLAGTVVPNPLSASEKKKVFSTIGFSAIVLAILIAVTISMGILTIETFIALIGILGILIPTIYFIVMYRSPKTTETERSRIIAYIPLFIAAVMFWAIQEQGSTILAHYADKRTNLEFLGFTISPAWFQSLNPLFIIILAPVFAGLWVKLGDRQPSVPQKFSLGLLFAGLSFIVILVPGYLSGEDALVSPLWLVLSYFIVVLGELCLSPVGLSATTKLAPNAFSAQTMSLWFLSSAAAQAINAQIVGFYTPETENLYFGTIGGVAILLAIILFLLSPKIQVFMKGVR; this is encoded by the coding sequence ATGTCAGATATAAATAAACAGAAAATTGTGGCAAGCGTTCCCCAAAAAGGTTTTTTTGGACACCCTAAAGGCTTGTTCACTCTTTTCTTCACTGAGTTTTGGGAACGTTTTTCTTATTATGGGATGCGTGCTATTCTCGTTTACTATATGTACTATGAAGTGTCAAAAGGCGGATTAGGACTGGACGAAAACACCGCTTTGGCCATTATGTCTATTTACGGAGCGCTCGTTTATATGTCAGGAATTATAGGCGGATGGCTTGCTGACAGGATATTCGGTACATCTAAGTCTATTTTTTATGGTGGCATATTTATTATGCTTGGTCATATTGCATTAGCAATACCTGGAAGTGTGTCGATGTTCTTTGTTTCCATGGTGTTGATTGTAATTGGTACAGGTTTACTAAAGCCAAACGTATCAAGCGTTGTTGGTGATATTTACAGCGAAGGCGATCACCGCCGTGATGCAGGTTTTAGTATCTTTTACATGGGCATTAACTTTGGTGCATTTCTATCGCCACTAATTGTTGGAGAAGTTGGATTGAAACATAACTTCCACTTAGGTTTTAGTATCGCGGCTATTGGAATGTTTTTTGGATTATTAGTATTTATTTTTACTAAAAAGAAAAACCTTGGTCTTGCTGGTACAGTGGTCCCAAACCCATTATCGGCTTCTGAAAAGAAAAAAGTTTTTTCTACAATAGGCTTCAGTGCTATTGTATTAGCGATACTAATTGCAGTTACGATCTCAATGGGGATTCTTACAATTGAGACATTTATTGCACTTATAGGTATTTTAGGAATTTTAATTCCTACAATTTATTTCATTGTTATGTATCGTAGTCCGAAAACAACTGAAACTGAGCGTTCAAGAATTATCGCTTATATTCCGTTATTTATCGCTGCTGTTATGTTTTGGGCTATACAAGAACAAGGTTCAACTATCCTTGCCCATTATGCCGATAAACGAACTAATCTAGAATTTCTAGGATTTACAATTTCACCTGCCTGGTTTCAATCATTAAACCCATTGTTTATCATCATCTTAGCACCAGTATTTGCAGGGCTTTGGGTAAAACTTGGGGACCGCCAACCATCTGTTCCTCAAAAGTTTTCACTTGGGTTACTGTTTGCAGGTTTATCTTTTATCGTTATTCTCGTACCGGGCTACCTATCTGGAGAAGATGCATTAGTTAGTCCACTATGGCTTGTTCTAAGTTATTTCATTGTTGTTCTTGGTGAGCTATGCTTATCACCTGTAGGATTATCAGCAACGACTAAGTTAGCACCTAATGCCTTTTCAGCACAGACAATGAGTTTATGGTTCTTATCTAGTGCAGCTGCACAGGCTATTAATGCACAAATTGTAGGATTCTACACACCAGAAACTGAGAACCTTTACTTTGGGACGATTGGAGGAGTAGCAATTCTTCTTGCGATTATTCTTTTCCTACTCTCACCAAAAATTCAGGTCTTCATGAAAGGTGTAAGATAA
- a CDS encoding glycosyl hydrolase 53 family protein — MFKKHLKRLILNVFCLSLVCFSFAFLGSQERVEASSFSYGADIGWMKQLEDEGVTWVDDNGSLADPLQILKNHGINSVRLRVFVNPPSDYYWLKDGTTWTMLGYSDKDGVLAAAKRAKNLGMRVMVDFHYSDVFADPGHQIKPKAWSSYSHTQLQTAVYNHTHDVMNELAKNGIYPEWVQIGNEMNSGIMHPDGSTDNFSKLTAYLNKGYDAVKAVSPSSKVVSHLAHGTDNSLFRWWFDQFFSNGGKTDVIGVSFYPYWDGQPYWEITDELSYNLNDIASRYNKEVMVVEVGGDESNPNDSYWTINDTINVVKGVPNGKGIGVFYWEPQSHSSVLPDGYPLGASKEVATNVLQYTTAIDAFLDAATSQGVNLVINPGFETDGATQTPSGWSTWSNSNDNANYTEFGGYSGSYRLSHWKSTPYQVSTYQIKAGLMNGTYTMRAWVKSGGGFNTSQMYVKNFGGTEKNIAIPTTNTWTQLTINNINVTNGQAEFGFWTDANANNWINVDYVEFYKN; from the coding sequence ATGTTTAAAAAGCATCTTAAAAGATTAATTTTGAATGTATTTTGTTTGTCCCTGGTTTGTTTTAGTTTTGCTTTTTTGGGGTCACAAGAAAGAGTAGAAGCATCATCATTTTCTTACGGAGCAGATATAGGCTGGATGAAACAATTAGAGGATGAAGGTGTAACTTGGGTAGATGATAATGGAAGCCTGGCAGATCCATTACAAATTCTCAAAAATCATGGAATCAACTCTGTGAGATTAAGAGTTTTTGTGAACCCTCCGAGTGACTATTATTGGTTAAAGGATGGAACAACTTGGACTATGCTTGGTTATAGTGATAAAGATGGAGTACTTGCAGCGGCAAAAAGGGCTAAGAATTTAGGTATGAGAGTTATGGTTGATTTTCATTATAGTGATGTTTTTGCAGACCCAGGACATCAGATAAAACCAAAGGCCTGGAGTAGCTACTCGCATACTCAGTTGCAAACAGCTGTATATAACCATACACATGATGTTATGAATGAACTAGCGAAAAATGGTATATATCCTGAATGGGTACAAATTGGAAATGAAATGAACTCTGGTATTATGCATCCAGATGGTAGCACAGATAATTTTAGTAAGTTAACTGCCTACCTTAATAAAGGTTATGATGCAGTTAAGGCTGTAAGTCCATCTTCAAAGGTTGTTAGTCATTTAGCTCATGGGACTGATAACAGTTTATTTAGATGGTGGTTCGATCAGTTTTTTAGCAATGGTGGAAAGACCGATGTAATTGGTGTATCTTTTTATCCATACTGGGATGGTCAACCTTATTGGGAAATTACAGATGAATTGTCCTATAACTTGAATGACATTGCTTCTCGTTACAATAAGGAAGTTATGGTTGTAGAAGTAGGTGGGGATGAGAGCAATCCTAATGATTCTTATTGGACGATTAACGATACAATTAATGTAGTAAAAGGTGTACCGAATGGGAAAGGGATTGGAGTATTTTATTGGGAGCCTCAGTCACACTCAAGTGTTCTCCCTGATGGTTATCCATTAGGTGCAAGCAAAGAGGTAGCAACAAATGTCTTACAATATACTACAGCAATTGATGCTTTTCTTGATGCGGCAACTAGTCAAGGGGTGAACCTTGTTATTAATCCTGGATTTGAAACTGATGGAGCTACACAGACTCCTTCAGGCTGGTCTACTTGGTCAAATTCAAATGATAATGCCAATTATACTGAATTTGGAGGGTATTCTGGAAGCTACAGGCTTTCTCATTGGAAAAGTACTCCTTATCAGGTCAGTACCTATCAGATTAAAGCAGGGTTAATGAACGGGACCTATACAATGAGAGCATGGGTAAAGAGTGGTGGGGGCTTTAACACGAGTCAAATGTATGTAAAGAACTTTGGAGGGACAGAAAAAAATATTGCAATACCCACAACAAATACTTGGACTCAACTTACTATAAATAATATTAATGTTACTAATGGTCAAGCAGAATTTGGATTTTGGACAGATGCTAATGCAAATAATTGGATTAATGTGGATTATGTTGAGTTCTATAAAAATTAA
- a CDS encoding ABC transporter substrate-binding protein → MKKLSPLFSFILIAILLLGGCSSGSSGSSEEGKGEGAEASSEELTIWATNINVPVLEKAGELYKEEHPDFKLNVVEMNNTDIDQKLKIGLQAGGEGLPDAMLNVDDGLSGLFSKFPDSFVNLSEKGFDEHKDQFPEYKLGSVTHDGSIYAFPFDAGPVGLFYRTDLFEEAGVDANSIKTWDDYIEAGKKIKEKTGVSMLSYDANESTVYTILLSQQGLGYFDNDGNVVLGSKESVNASTLMKDLAKNDLLLGTNGWSPWVASLADGQTATAMAGAWLIGTLQQQVPDSAGNWGTMALPTFGEGGAGAANQGGSSFTITSNSPNVDLAYDFLAFFTTSFEVQELAMEGGLFPTYAPVYESELFSQPLEYFGGQKAWEFFAGQMEKIPTVNYTENDVVAREEAIKSQAEVVNGSEVKESLEGAKQRVETRLQ, encoded by the coding sequence ATGAAAAAATTATCACCATTATTTAGTTTTATTTTAATTGCAATTCTTTTACTTGGTGGTTGTAGCAGTGGGTCTTCAGGATCATCTGAAGAAGGAAAAGGAGAAGGTGCGGAGGCATCTAGTGAAGAGCTTACAATTTGGGCAACAAATATCAATGTGCCAGTATTAGAAAAAGCTGGTGAGTTATATAAAGAAGAACATCCAGACTTTAAATTAAATGTTGTTGAAATGAATAATACGGATATTGATCAAAAATTAAAGATTGGCCTGCAAGCTGGTGGAGAAGGTTTGCCAGATGCAATGTTAAATGTTGATGATGGTTTATCAGGTTTATTTAGTAAGTTTCCAGATTCATTTGTGAACTTATCTGAAAAAGGCTTTGATGAGCATAAAGATCAATTCCCTGAATACAAACTGGGGAGTGTAACTCATGATGGAAGTATCTATGCATTTCCGTTCGATGCTGGCCCAGTTGGATTATTCTACCGCACAGATTTATTTGAAGAAGCTGGTGTAGATGCTAACTCAATTAAGACGTGGGATGACTACATTGAGGCAGGAAAGAAGATTAAAGAAAAAACAGGTGTAAGCATGTTAAGTTATGATGCTAATGAGTCTACAGTTTACACAATTTTATTAAGTCAACAAGGATTAGGTTACTTTGATAATGATGGAAATGTCGTATTAGGTTCTAAAGAATCAGTTAATGCTTCTACATTAATGAAAGATTTAGCAAAAAATGATCTATTACTTGGAACAAATGGTTGGAGCCCATGGGTTGCTTCACTTGCAGATGGACAAACTGCAACAGCAATGGCTGGTGCTTGGTTAATTGGTACGCTACAACAACAAGTTCCTGATTCAGCAGGAAACTGGGGAACGATGGCTCTTCCAACTTTCGGTGAGGGGGGAGCTGGAGCTGCTAACCAAGGTGGTAGTTCATTTACAATTACTTCAAATAGTCCAAATGTTGATTTAGCTTATGATTTTCTAGCATTTTTCACAACTTCATTTGAAGTTCAAGAGCTTGCTATGGAAGGTGGCTTATTCCCAACATACGCACCAGTTTATGAGTCTGAATTATTTAGTCAACCTCTAGAGTACTTTGGTGGTCAAAAGGCATGGGAATTCTTTGCTGGTCAAATGGAAAAAATTCCAACTGTAAATTATACGGAAAATGATGTTGTTGCTCGTGAAGAAGCAATTAAATCCCAGGCAGAAGTTGTTAATGGTTCAGAAGTAAAAGAATCACTTGAAGGTGCAAAACAAAGAGTTGAAACTCGTCTTCAATAG
- a CDS encoding carbohydrate ABC transporter permease, with protein MSSNRYTPYLFLAPALILFLVFTAYPILSSLLLSFQTLENGTYVFAGLSNYARLMKDTVFFEALKNTFIFLIIQVPIMLGLALILANALNSKLLKFRGFFRVGFFMPAVTSLVAYAILFSIMLQDSGLINQFLSYFGVDQIKWLSHPFWAKVSIIMSMTWRWTGYNMVIYLAAMQNIPDELYEAASLDGAGKVRQFINITVPQLKPVIYSNHFHYFNTTVI; from the coding sequence ATGTCATCTAATAGGTATACACCTTATTTGTTCTTAGCTCCAGCACTCATATTGTTTCTCGTTTTCACGGCTTATCCTATACTGTCATCTTTATTATTAAGCTTTCAAACTTTAGAAAATGGAACATATGTCTTTGCTGGTCTATCAAACTATGCACGTTTAATGAAAGATACTGTCTTCTTTGAAGCGTTAAAGAACACTTTTATATTTTTAATCATTCAAGTTCCGATTATGTTAGGTTTAGCGTTAATTCTAGCAAATGCTCTGAACAGTAAGCTGCTTAAATTTAGAGGTTTTTTCCGTGTTGGTTTCTTTATGCCTGCTGTAACCTCTTTAGTTGCATACGCTATTTTATTTTCGATCATGCTGCAAGATTCAGGTTTGATTAATCAGTTTTTGTCTTATTTTGGGGTAGACCAAATTAAGTGGTTATCTCACCCGTTTTGGGCAAAGGTTTCTATTATTATGTCCATGACTTGGAGATGGACTGGATATAACATGGTTATTTATTTAGCCGCCATGCAAAACATACCAGATGAGCTTTATGAAGCTGCTTCTTTAGACGGTGCTGGTAAAGTAAGACAATTTATAAATATTACTGTCCCGCAATTAAAACCGGTCATTTACAGCAATCATTTCCACTATTTCAACACTACAGTTATTTGA
- a CDS encoding carbohydrate ABC transporter permease — MAENNRKNKQRLQKFFLYFSLIIFLIISIFPFYWMFVGSTNHTSKMFTNPPTLTVGNEFMTNLTNLNDAIGISRVVFNSLFVSLVFVFLSLIISTLAAYALSKFYFKGRNVIFLAFMLSMMVPYQATIIPLFRMMTHFELLNTYFALIAPQLCFPFAIFLMRQNFLAFPSSLIESARIDGAGELRIFLTVVLPSMKPALAATAIYLFMMQWNNFMWPLVATTSEEMYTIPVALSSLIGISMIDYGQIMVGITIATIPIIIFFLLLQKQFISGMLGSAVKE; from the coding sequence ATGGCTGAGAACAACCGTAAAAACAAACAACGATTACAGAAGTTTTTCTTATATTTTTCACTTATCATCTTTCTAATCATATCCATCTTTCCGTTTTATTGGATGTTTGTTGGATCGACAAACCATACGAGTAAGATGTTCACGAACCCTCCGACATTAACAGTTGGTAATGAATTTATGACTAACTTAACAAATTTAAATGATGCTATAGGAATTAGTCGTGTTGTGTTCAATTCCTTGTTCGTATCGTTGGTATTTGTCTTCCTTTCTTTAATTATTAGTACATTAGCTGCATATGCATTATCAAAGTTTTATTTTAAAGGAAGGAATGTCATCTTTTTAGCCTTTATGTTATCAATGATGGTTCCGTATCAAGCAACGATCATTCCTTTGTTTCGAATGATGACACATTTTGAGTTACTTAATACTTATTTTGCTTTGATTGCACCACAATTGTGTTTTCCATTTGCGATTTTCTTAATGAGACAAAACTTTTTGGCTTTCCCAAGCTCATTAATTGAGTCAGCACGTATTGACGGCGCAGGAGAGCTGAGAATTTTTTTAACAGTCGTTTTACCTTCTATGAAACCTGCATTAGCGGCTACGGCCATATATCTATTTATGATGCAATGGAATAACTTTATGTGGCCGTTAGTTGCAACAACATCTGAAGAAATGTACACCATCCCGGTTGCATTATCGAGTTTAATAGGTATTTCTATGATTGACTATGGACAGATTATGGTAGGAATTACAATTGCGACAATACCAATCATAATCTTTTTCTTGTTGCTGCAAAAACAGTTTATTTCTGGAATGCTTGGTAGTGCGGTGAAGGAGTAG
- a CDS encoding beta-galactosidase, whose translation MVNRYPTIHERVKGFMHGGDYNPDQWLRYPEIIQEDYRLMKLANCNTFSLNIFGWSAIEPEEGVYNFVWLDRIMNDLAERGSNVILATPSGARPAWLSQQYPEVLRVEKNRKRNLHGLRHNHCITSPVYREKTQQLNRLLAERYKDHPALVMWHVSNEYGGECHCDMCQEAFRDWLKKQYNHDLDELNHAWWAGFWSHAFNDWSQIESPAPHGENQVHGHNLDWKRFVTDQTIDFYKNEIIPLREITPNILVTTNFMGNYPDMGPYLGLDYNKFAKEVDVVTWDSYPAWHGDYQETWELAADVGFVHDIFRSLKNGKPFLIMESTPSLVNWHEVNKAKRPGMHLLSSLQSVAHGADSILYFQWRKGRGGSEKFHGAVVDHLGNENNRVFREVAELGDHLSRIQEVVGTSVKSEVAIVFDWENQWAIDDAQALRKASKKYIKTCQSHYQSFWKKGIPVDVISMDKDFSQYKLLIAPMLYMVKPGVAERIEEFVSNGGIFVATYWSGIVNENDLCFLGGFPGPLRNVLGIWSEEIDTLYENDYNEITFFSDNTLGLHGTYRAKDYCEVIHTEGAQVLAEYEHDFYVDTPAVTVNQFGNGQAYYLASRNQSDFYDAFYGKLVDQLGINSIVGEDLPNGVSVQVRTDGSEAYIFVMNFNNTVKKLTLVDDHKYYDLLTQKYINTTFEIKPYGVYVLKKNN comes from the coding sequence ATGGTAAATAGATATCCAACCATCCATGAGCGAGTAAAAGGTTTTATGCATGGTGGTGATTATAATCCTGATCAATGGCTGCGATATCCTGAAATCATTCAGGAAGACTATCGATTAATGAAACTTGCAAATTGTAATACTTTTTCTTTAAATATTTTTGGATGGAGTGCTATCGAACCAGAAGAAGGTGTCTATAACTTTGTATGGCTTGATCGAATTATGAATGATTTGGCAGAGCGAGGCTCCAATGTAATATTGGCAACTCCTAGTGGAGCACGACCAGCCTGGTTGTCACAGCAGTATCCAGAAGTGTTGCGTGTTGAAAAAAATCGCAAGCGAAATTTACATGGGTTAAGGCATAATCATTGTATAACATCACCCGTTTACAGAGAGAAAACACAGCAATTAAATAGACTATTAGCGGAGAGGTATAAAGATCATCCTGCCCTTGTGATGTGGCATGTATCCAATGAGTATGGTGGGGAGTGTCACTGTGATATGTGTCAGGAGGCATTTAGAGATTGGCTTAAGAAACAGTATAATCATGATTTAGATGAACTAAATCATGCATGGTGGGCAGGCTTTTGGAGTCATGCTTTTAATGATTGGTCACAAATTGAGTCACCTGCTCCGCATGGAGAAAATCAAGTACATGGACACAATTTAGACTGGAAACGGTTTGTCACTGATCAAACGATTGATTTTTACAAAAATGAAATTATACCACTAAGAGAGATCACTCCCAATATTTTAGTTACTACTAACTTTATGGGGAATTATCCGGATATGGGGCCATATCTCGGTTTGGATTATAATAAATTTGCAAAAGAAGTTGATGTTGTTACATGGGATAGTTACCCTGCTTGGCATGGAGATTATCAAGAAACATGGGAGCTTGCAGCAGACGTTGGTTTTGTTCATGATATTTTTCGTTCTTTGAAAAATGGAAAGCCATTTCTAATTATGGAATCTACGCCAAGTTTAGTGAATTGGCATGAGGTGAACAAAGCTAAGCGACCTGGCATGCATTTGTTATCATCTTTGCAATCAGTTGCTCATGGTGCAGACTCCATTTTATATTTTCAATGGAGAAAAGGTCGAGGTGGATCTGAAAAATTTCATGGAGCGGTTGTAGACCACCTTGGAAATGAGAATAATCGAGTATTCCGTGAAGTAGCTGAGCTAGGAGATCATTTATCTCGAATACAAGAAGTGGTAGGAACATCTGTAAAGTCGGAGGTAGCAATTGTTTTTGATTGGGAAAATCAATGGGCTATAGATGATGCGCAGGCTTTAAGAAAAGCGAGCAAAAAATATATTAAAACTTGTCAATCTCATTACCAATCCTTCTGGAAAAAGGGGATACCTGTAGATGTGATCTCGATGGATAAAGATTTTTCTCAGTATAAACTATTAATCGCCCCAATGTTATACATGGTTAAGCCAGGTGTTGCAGAACGAATTGAAGAATTTGTATCAAATGGTGGGATATTTGTAGCAACGTACTGGAGTGGCATAGTCAATGAAAACGATCTTTGTTTCTTAGGTGGCTTCCCAGGTCCTCTTAGAAATGTACTTGGGATCTGGTCTGAAGAAATTGATACACTATACGAAAATGATTATAATGAAATTACATTCTTTTCTGATAACACTCTTGGTTTACATGGTACCTATCGAGCTAAAGATTACTGTGAAGTGATTCATACGGAAGGGGCTCAAGTTTTAGCTGAATATGAGCATGACTTTTATGTTGATACACCAGCTGTTACAGTGAATCAATTTGGTAACGGTCAAGCTTACTATCTGGCATCAAGAAATCAAAGTGATTTTTATGATGCATTCTACGGGAAGTTAGTAGATCAACTAGGAATAAATTCAATAGTCGGTGAAGATCTTCCAAATGGTGTAAGTGTACAAGTGCGAACGGATGGAAGCGAAGCTTATATTTTTGTTATGAATTTTAACAATACAGTTAAAAAGCTTACTTTAGTAGATGATCATAAATATTATGATTTACTAACACAAAAATATATAAATACAACTTTTGAAATTAAACCATATGGTGTTTATGTTTTAAAGAAAAATAATTAG
- a CDS encoding AraC family transcriptional regulator, which yields MKQGKIRYTFSSFDKSLPLFIESIGYNPQEEDFARPEGYPYFHWLQTVRGEGTFSFLGERHLLTPGRGILLTPFTPHSYYSTHTEWSTLYITFGGASAESILNSLDINFNALYSESKELPFSKQVEGILKNVERDTEFSKLDLSSDLYSFIIMLKKYGKLKNQQSLSNNYDKVRPVVEWLEHVYQENIGLNEMAKKANMSPQNLSALFRSTFGTSPYSFLINLRIREAKKKLVSNSEQSLKEIASSIGFNDVSHFVATFRRVEGITPKKYRNLYNEKLM from the coding sequence ATGAAGCAAGGTAAAATACGCTATACATTCTCTTCCTTTGACAAATCATTACCTTTATTTATTGAGAGTATTGGCTATAATCCACAAGAAGAAGATTTTGCTCGACCAGAAGGATATCCATATTTTCATTGGTTGCAAACAGTAAGAGGGGAAGGGACTTTTTCATTTTTAGGGGAAAGACATTTATTGACACCCGGAAGAGGCATTTTATTAACACCTTTCACTCCTCATTCTTATTACTCCACGCACACAGAGTGGTCAACTTTATATATAACATTTGGAGGCGCTTCAGCTGAGTCTATATTAAATTCTTTGGACATAAATTTTAATGCGTTATATTCAGAATCAAAAGAATTACCGTTTTCTAAACAGGTTGAAGGGATATTAAAAAATGTCGAAAGAGATACAGAATTTTCGAAGCTGGATCTATCAAGTGATTTATATAGTTTTATTATTATGCTAAAGAAATATGGAAAACTTAAGAATCAACAATCATTATCAAATAATTATGATAAGGTAAGGCCGGTTGTTGAGTGGTTAGAGCATGTTTATCAAGAAAATATCGGGCTTAATGAGATGGCTAAAAAAGCAAATATGAGTCCGCAAAATTTAAGTGCTTTATTTAGGAGTACATTCGGTACAAGCCCATATTCTTTTCTTATTAACCTTAGAATTCGTGAAGCAAAGAAGAAATTAGTATCTAATTCAGAACAGTCACTAAAGGAAATTGCCAGTTCAATTGGTTTTAACGATGTTAGTCATTTTGTGGCAACGTTTAGAAGAGTAGAAGGAATAACCCCGAAGAAATATCGAAACTTATACAATGAAAAGCTAATGTAA